The nucleotide window TGGGAAAATCGATAAGCCAGAACTTTTGAATATCTGTCAGAGCCTGTTGGATCAATTGAAGATCACGCAGAATCTGGATTTCATTCTCAATAATTATGAAGAAATTCCCTTCATCAAAGCCAAAGCGTCTTACGAAAACCGAGTTCCGAATAAGGGTGATGCCGTAATTTTGAAGTCTGGTGTCTTTTCCATCTTTGAAGTTCAGAAGCAGAACATCATCAATGATTATGAAACTTTGAAGAAGGAATTCAAACCGTTGGAGCATTTTGAAAAAGCTGGTTTCCAAAGTATCACTTCCGTAGAAACCGATCCTTCGCAACAAGGGATTTTGGAGTCGTTGAGATCTCAGTCCAAGATCTTGATCCAAGGTCCGCCGGGAACGGGGAAAAGTCAGACCTTGACCGCTGTTTTGCTGAATGCCTTGGAGAATAAACAAAAAACCATCGTGGTCTGCGAGAAGCAAACGGCGCTGGAAGTGCTTTACAATGCGTTGCAAAAGTTGGGTCTGGGACGCTATTGCATTATGATCAAAGATGCGTCTACTGATAGGAAGTTGGTAGTCGATTCGGTGCGAAATACGATTGACTCGGCAGATTTTAAAAAGCTGATCCAACCTTATTCTGAGCAATCGTTGCAAAATCAACTGACGGAAATCTCTCGGCATAAAGATACGATTAATACAGTCCACGAGCTCTTGAATTCTGAATTGATTCCGGGGAAAAACTGGAAGGAGATTGTCGGAAGTCTGTTGAGCTACAAGGATTCTAATGAAAATATCAATCTGCAAGATCTGAAGTTTTATTTTTCTGAAGATGAGGTCAAAGTTATTGAGAATGTTTTGGAAAATGGGGAAGAACTATATCAAGATTTTAAACCCTTTGAAGCTTCAACGTTCATCGATCCTGAAAAATTGATCAAAGATAATTTCCACAGCAGTCAGCAGAATTTGGATTCGGCTTTTCAGAATTATGAGACTTCTTGGAATGAAATTCAGCGTTCGATCAGTGATTTCAAACCGATCTATGAGGAAAAGAGGAAGCAGGATTTTGGGAAGAATCTGCAGGAGGTTTCCAATTATATCAATGAAACCGAAGTTCTGACCTCGACTTTAAATCAAAATTCGGAGGAATTGCATCCGGAAATCACGAATGGATTTTTCTATAAACTGACGGCGCTATTTTCATCAAGCAAAAAAAATAAGATCAAGACCCAGAAGCGATTGCTGGAGTTGAGTTCAATGGTAAAGCAAGTTAGTTTGAAGGAATTCTTTCCGGCGATTACTTTATCTGATAACCTTTGGAATAATAGAAATGAGATTATTAACTACAGGCAGAAAGTTCAGGAGGTCCAGTCGGGTTTTCTTTCGAAGTTAGAAACAAGTTTTGCAGAGATCGATTTTCTTAATGCCTTTGATACCGTTGTTTCTGGAAGAGAAACCGAAATGATTTCGCAAAAAATCCAGCAATTGCGGAAGATTATTTCCAATGATCATTGGGTGAAGAATCTGGATTTTGGGAATGCTTATCAAAGCTTCAAAACTTACATTAATCACACTTTAAATCTTTATAAAACTTACAGAAACAATCCAGAGAATCCTTTGTTGAAAGAATTTAGCTGGTTTACCTTTTATTATTCGCTTTCGGATTTTCAGAAGTCGATTTTGGAGAAATTGTATCCAATTAATAGTTGGAAACCAACGTTTTATTCGTCTTATTATCCATTGTTGCTCAATCATTATTCTGATCCAAAACTGAATTTCAGTGAGAAAAATTATGAGGAAATCGAAAAGAAAATTAAGCAATTAGGGATTTCTCAGAAGAGTTTCGTGGAGTTTTTCTGGAACGTTGCCCAGCAGAATTCAGTGAAGCAATTTGAGCAAAATAACAAAGATGTTACGGTTGCGAATCTGTATAATAAAAGAAGCAGTATCAATCACAAAAGGCTGACTCTGAGACAAATCGTTCAGAAAGATATTGACCTTTTTACACATTTCTTTCCCATTATTTTGACGACGCCAGATGCTTGCAGTAATCTTTTTCAGGGGAAAAATTTCTATTTTGATAATGTCGTTTTTGATGAAGCCAGTCAGTTGAAGTTGGAAGACAATCTGCCAGCGATCTTGAAAGGGAAAAACGTGATCATTGCAGGCGACGAGCATCAAATGCCACCTTCTAATTATTTCAGCAAAGTGTTTGATGGAACTATTGAAGACGAAGATGATATCGAATCTGAAACCGAAGTTATCACGTACAAAAATGCAATGTTGAACATCGAATCGCTGTTGGACTATGCGATGGAAAATAATTATGAAAAGAACCATCTGGATTTCCACTACCGTTCAAAACATCCTTATTTGATAGACTTTTCTAACCACGCTTTTTATAATTCGAGATTAAAACCACTTCCGACAAAGTCTGATAACAAACCCATTGAGTTTTTCCAAATCGATGGTATTTTTGATGACCACACGAATAAGGAAGAAGCTGATAAAGTGTTGGAGATTTTGGAAAATATTCAGCCTAAAAAAGATGGCAGTTATCCTTCGGTGGGAATTGCGACGTTCAATATTTCGCAACGGAATTACATCAAAAGAAAGATCGTGCAGAAAGCCAGTTTGCCTGAAAATGAAAGTTTCAAAGAGAAAATCCAAGGATTGGAATCTGCAGGATTATTCATTAAAAATCTTGAAAATATCCAAGGTGACGAGCGCGACATTATCATCATTTCTACAACCTATGGGCGGAAAGCGAGTGGGAAATTCATTCAGAGTTTTGGACCGGTGAATCACACCAAAGGTTACAAATTGCTGAATGTAATCATTACGCGAGCCAAAGAAAAAATCTACATTTGCAACTCGATTCCAGAAGAAATATTTTCCAATTACAAAGACGCATTGCAACAGGAAGGTTCCAACAACCGGAAAGCGGTTTTCTATGCTTATTTGGCTTATTGCAAGGCGGTGAGCGAAGAAAATGAGAATGGACGAATTGAGATCCTGAATGTTTTGGATCAATTTGGATATTCAAAAGAAGCTAATGTAAGTGGCAATTCCAATCTTTTTATTGACCAGATCTTTGACCGATTGCAAAGGGATTTTCCAGATCACAAATTGTCGAAAAATATGGACTTTGGTGGATATCAATTTGATATTCTGATTGAAAAAGAAGGAAAGAGATCTGTGGTCGTAGAATGTATGAGCAAGGAAAAATACGACGATGAATTGGGCTATTTGGAAGATCTGCACAAAGAAAAAGTATTGAAGAATTCGGGGTTTGAGTACGTAAGGATTTGGAGCCAGAATGTTTGGCAGAATGTAGAAAATGAACTTCAAAAAATAAATAAAAAATTACAATGATATTTGAACAATTAGAAAAATCAGCGGGCGAGATTCAATTCAAAGATGTTATTGCATTCATCGATGAACATTACGATTTTACGCCTACTAAATTTACAAATGGAAACACAGTGAATGAAGCCGACCAGAACAATGGCTCTTGCAAGGTTTTCAGTTTTGCAAAGTTGAATGCGCTTTCTAAGGAAGAGACTTTGGCTTTGTTCGGCGACTTTTACAGAACAGATGTTTTGCAGAATCCGGACGGTGATGATCATCAGAATATCCGAAACTTTATGACGTTTGGTTGGGATGGGATTTCGTTTGAGGGTGAAGCTTTGAAGAGAAAGTAGAATGGTGTGTGATGATTGACCACCCCGCCAAAAAATTCTTCGAATTTTAGTCGCCCCTCCATTGGAGGGGAATTTTTTACTTTATACAAATTTAAATAATTATGTCTTCGAATAAAAACGCTTTAATCCGTTACAAAACTCTGGACAAATGTCTGAAGAACAAGTACAAAAAATACACTTTGGAAGATCTGATGGAGGAATGTTCCGAAGCTTTGTTTGAATTTGAAGGCAAAGAATCTTTTGTGAGTAAACGGACCGTTCAGCTCGATCTGCAGAATATGCGAAGTGAGAAGTTCGGTTATGAAGCGCCAATTGAGGTTTATGAAAGAAGATATTATCGATACAGTGATCCTGATTATAGCATTCATCAGATCTCAGTCAATGAAAATGATCTGAAGGCGATGAACAATGCGGTGCAGATCCTGAAGCAATTTAAAGATTTTTCGATGTTCAAAGAGATGAATGGAGTGATCCAAAAACTAGAAGATTCGATACAGTCGACGACTCAAAAATCCATCATTCATCTGGATAAAAATGAGCAGTTGAAAGGCTTGGAGCATATTGATATTTTGTATGAAAGTATTCTGAACAAAAACGTTTTGAAAATCTGTTACAAGAGTTTCAAGGCAAGGGAAATGAATATTCTGACCGTTCATCCGCAATTATTAAAGGAATACAATAACCGTTGGTTTCTCATCTGTTATCACAAGAACAGCATTATGAATCTCGCTTTGGATAGGATGGAGGAAATTGAAATCGATGATAAAACGGAATATATCGACAAGGATTTCAATGCTGACCGTTATTTTGGAGAAGTGATTGGTGCGACCGTTTCGGAAACTCAAAGGCCTCAGAATGTGATTTTCCACATTACCAAAAAACACGCACCTTATGTGAAAACCAAGCCATTTCACCACAGTCAAGTGATTATGGAGGAAGATGAAAATGGAACCACTTTCAAGATCTGTGTCCAGCTGAATTTTGAGTTGGAAAGAATGATCCTTGGAATGGGAGAATTCATTAAAGTTTTGGCACCGAGGAAGTTGAAGCAGAGAATTGCGAAAAGTCTAAAGTTAGCGAGTGAAAATTACATTTCTGAAACGGAAAATTAATAACCGCGTAGATTAATTCCTTCTGTTCTTTGAAGTGTGACTTTCTTTCCCATTTTCTTTTGAATGACGCGGAAATGTTGCAATTCGTCATCGGTCAAAATGCTGATTGCTGTTCCTTTTTCACCAGCTCGCCCCGTTCTACCAATTCTGTGAATGTAATCCAGAGGCGAACGTGGCAGTTCGTAATTAATGACGCAAGGCAAAGCATCAATGTGAATTCCTCGACCAATCAAATCCGTTGCAACCAAAATTTGCGCACCGTTTACTTTGAATTCTTCCAAATTATTTCGTCTTGCGCCTTGCGATTTCTGACTGTGAATCGCAACTGCTTTTATTTTATTTTTCTTTAGTTTTTCAACCAGATTATCCGCAGATTTTGTGGATGAAACAAAGATTAATGCTTTCTCAACCTTTTTTTCTTTAATCAAATATCTTAAAAACGGTCCTTTGTTTTCCGGAGAAACGTGATAAGCCAATTGCTCAATATCATCAATGGTAACTTCTTCTTTTTTAATTTCAATCAATGTGGGATTAATGGAAAGACGCTGTTTCATCTCAGAAACTTTATCATCCAAAGTCGCTGAAAACAAAGTCGTTTGTTTCATCGCAGGCATCAAACCGAAAAGCTTGTTCATCTCGTCGCCAAAACCCAATTGGAACATTTTGTCCGCTTCGTCTATCACCAAATGTTGGATTCCAGAAATGCTCAACGCATTGTGGTCAATCAAATCCAATAGACGTCCAGGAGTCGCAATTAAGACTTCTACACCAAACATTCCTTTCATTTGTGGATTGATGGAAACTCCGCCGTAAACTGCCATCGTGCGAACGTCACGTTTTAGATTATCTGTGAAAGCTCGGAAAACTTCGTCAATTTGAATCGCCAATTCGCGCGTCGGAACCAATATCAAAACTTGAACGTTACGGTCTTTTTTCACTTCCGTATTTTGAAGTTTTTCTAAAATCGGCATTACGAAACAAGCCGTTTTTCCAGAACCAGTTTGCGCAATTCCTATCAAATCTTTTCCTTCTAAAATCACCGGAATCGCTTGCTCTTGGATTGGAAACGGCTTCAGATAACCTAACTTTTTTATAGAACTAATAATATTGCTTGATAATCCTAACGACTCGAATGACATAAAATATTGATTTGGTGCAAAGATAAGTTTTTGCAATTGGTTTCTAGTGATTTTTAGAATTCAAGATGGTTTCAAATTTCTCAAGGATCGAATTTTCTGTATCAGATAAGTTAATGAAATATCGTGTTTGCCAAAGTTTGGTTTTCTCAGCTTGTTTGCTGATTGGAAACTGCCAGTCCGAGTAAACTCTAAAACCGCGTTTTCCGGTTTTCAATTGACTGGAAATTAGGTCTTGTTTTTCTAAAATCGATTTTGAAAAGATGAAAAATCCAGCATTCTCATTTTCTTCCATTAAAACAATATAGAAATCAAAATCATCATTTACATCAAAAGGAACTGTTTTCTTGTCCTGATCTCGCTTCCAAAATGTAACGAATTGTCCAATTTTCTTAGGCGTCAATTTTGACTTTCTGAATTTGATCTTAATGCAATTAATTCTAAAATTAAAACCAATATATTCCTCAGATTCTTTGTCAGGATCTATTTCTGAGAGATGATAGTTCAAAGCTTTGAAAATCAGATTATCAAGTTTTTCTATTTCATTTATCATAGATTTCGTTTTTAATAAAAAAAAACTTTGTCAGAACCGGAGCTCTGACAAAGTTTAAATTATATTATTTCTGATTGCTTACTTCACGATTTTCATCTCGTTCAGCAACCATTTTGAGTCCGCATATTTATCAATAACAAACAGAATGTACTTCGTATCAACCATAATGTTTCTGCACAGTTTAGGATCATAATTGATGTCACTCATTGTACCTTCCCATTGTCTGTCAAAGTTAAGACCGATGAGGTTTCCGTAAGCATCCAAAGCAGGACTTCCGGAGTTTCCACCGGTTGTATGGTTGGTAGCTGTAAAGTTCACAGGAACATCGCCAGTTTTATCTTTGTAAACACCGTAATCCTTGGTGTTGTAAAGACTGATTAATTTTTTAGGCAAATCAAATTCATAATCACCCGGAATATATTTTTCCATCACACCAGCAAGATGCGTTTGATAGCCATAAGAAACAGCATCTCTTGGATCTGAACCTTTCACCTGTCCATAAGTTACACGCAATGTAGAATTAGCATCTGGGAAGAATTTTCTGTCCTTATCCGTTTCCATCTGCTGCGCCATAAATTTCTTTTGTAAAGCATCAATATCAGTCTGTAGAGAATTTACTTTTGCATCTGTTGTCGCTAAATAGGAACTTTTAAAAATTCCAAACATCTGGATGAATGGATCCTTTTTCAGATTATCAACCAAGACTTTTTGATCTGTAAAAAATTTGTTGACATCATTGGCTTTTGTTCCATTGATATTTCCTCGGCCTGTGATGATTGACATTTTGGAAACACTTTCCATCATTCCAAGATTTTTATTGGCATCTTTTAGCTGCTCAAAATCTTTCGGTAAAAATTGTGCGGGTGTTTTGTCAGCATACAGAGCAAGTATTTTTGCTGTCACTTTTGCATCTAATTCTGCATCATAATCTTTATAGAATTCTGTCAATCTGGACTTTAATGATTCCAAATATTTTGCATCTACTTTTCCTGCTTCGTAATCGCGAATGTAATTGGAATAGATATTGGCTAAAGTGAACGTTTCAGAATTTCTTGCAATCTCGGAGTAGTAGGCTCTATGAAGGCTGTATGGAGCTTGTTCGCTGTATTTTTGATTTAGACCGTCAATAGTCGGTTTGATTGCTGGATTTTTAGAAATTAAAGTCTGCTCGTATTGTCTTTTCTTTTCAACGGCATTGGATTTTTTGAGACCTTCCACCTCGCCAATCCATTTTTTCCAATAGTTAGCAACTCTTGCATACTTTGAAGCATATTGAATTTTAGTTGCAGCATTGGTTCTCATTTTCTCATCCAAAGTTTTCAGAGCAACATCGCGCACTGCAATCATTGCAGGATCTGTCTCTGTCATAATTTTCTCCACAGCAATAGCAGGCAGATATTCTGTCGTTCTTCCCGGGAATCCAAATACGAAAGTGAAATCATCTTCTTTCTTATCTTTTACGGAAATCGGAAGGAAATGTTTCGGTGTGTAAGGAATATTATCTTTGGAGTATTCTGCAGGTTTGTTGTTTTTATCAGCATAAATTCTGAACATAGAGAAATCTCCTGTATGTCTTGGCCAAACCCAGTTGTCTGTGTCCGAACCATATTTTCCAATGGCGGAAGGTGGTGCACCCACCAAACGGATATCCTTGAAAGTCTCGATAACATAAGCATAAAACTTATTCCCGTAATACATAGATCTCACAGAAATAGTTTGGTAAGATTCTGTTTTTTGAGCTTTTTTATAAGCTTCAATATTTTCGTTGATTTTCTTAATCAGATCAGCGCCCGTCAGGTTTTCTGTTCCTGGAAGGATTTGAGCAGTCACTTCTTTGATGTCTGTGATAAAGTCAACCGTGACGCCAGGATTTGGCAATTCGCCGGTCATATCTTTTGCCCAGAAGCCATTTGTTAAAAGGTCATTTTCAACCGTGGAGTGGGATTGGATGTTATCATAACCACAATGGTGATTGGTAAGCAACAACCCTTTTGGGGAAATCACCTCGGCTGTACAGCCACCGTCAAATTGCACCACAGCATCTTTGATACTCGCTTTATCCGTATTGAAGATGTCTTTTGCCGAAATCTTCATTCCCAGGCTTTTCATTTCTTTTTCATTAAGTTCCGTCGGGATCCACATTCCGCCGTATTGCTGGCCAAAAGCCATGACAGCTGGAAGAAGCAGGGCTGATAGAAGGATTTTTCTTTTCATTATATCAAAATATCAATTTATAAACGTGACGAATTTAAAGAAAATAATCTGAACAGGATTATACTTCAGCAACTATCAAAAAAAAATAGAACCTAATATTAGATTCTATAGATTTATAAGGGTTGATTTCCTGCAGATGTATTCTTGACATTCAATCGATCCTCTACATATTCTATTGTGGTTTTACCGTGCGGTTTAGGATTTCCATCTTCGTCCAAGGCTACAAAAACTAGTCTTTCGATGGTAATAATCTTTTGATGCGTCATTTTATTTCTAACCTCGCATCGCAATGTCAAAGATGATCTCCCGAATTCTACTGCTTCAATCCCAATCTCAATGATGTCACCTTGCTTTGCAGAACTCACAAAGTTGATTTCCGAGATATATTTGGTAACTGTCCTCGAATTTTCCAATTGAATAATGGCGTAAAGCGCTGCCTCTTCATCTATCCATTGCAGCAATCTACCTCCGAAAAGTGAATGATTTGGGTTTAGGTCTTCCGGTTTTATCCATTTTCTGGTGTGGTAATTCATCATGACTCTATACTGTTTTAAGATGCTGCAAAGGTAAGAATTTACTATAAAATGAAGGTTCTAAGAATATAGAAATTACTAATGATCAAATTAATTTTTCGAAATATGAGTTTAAATCTTTTGGTTGGATTTTTGATTCCCTAGAATCTTAGTATTTTTGTAAAAATTTTTAGAAATGTCAAAAGTTAAAATCGGAACTGTTCAGATGTCTTGCGTTGCAGACAAGCAGCAAAATCTGGACAAAGCCATTGAAAAAATAAGAGAGGCCGCAGCTAAAGGAGCACAAATCGTTTGTTTGCAAGAGCTTTTCACATCCTTATATTTCTGCGATGTCGAAGATTACGACAACTTCGACTTGGCAGAAGCTATTCCTGGACCTTCAACAGATGCTTTGTCTCCTGTTGCAAAGGAATTGGGCGTTGTCATCATCGCTTCATTATTTGAGAAAAGAGCTCAGGGACTTTACCATAATACAACCGCAGTGATTGATGCAGACGGAACTTATCTTGGTAAATATCGAAAAATGCACATTCCGGATGATCCCGCTTTCTATGAGAAGTTCTATTTCACGCCAGGTGATCTGGGCTATAAGATTTTCCCGACGAAATTTGGAAAAGTTGGTATCCTGATCTGTTGGGATCAATGGTATCCGGAAGCATCAAGAATCACAGCTTTGATGGGTGCTGATATTATGTTCTACCCAACAGCGATTGGTTGGGACACAACTCAAGATGAAGAAACAAACCAAGACCAATACAACGCTTGGCAAACCATTCAACGTTCTCACTCGGTTGCAAACGGACTTCCCGTAGTTTCTGTAAATAGAGTAGGCTACGAGCAAGATGGCGCGATGAAATTCTGGGGCGGAAGTTTTGTTACAAATGCTCAAGGAAAATTATTATATATGGCTTCTCACGACAAAGAAGAAGTGGAAGTGACAGAAGTTGACCTGGCACAAACAGATTATATGAGAAAGCACTGGCCATTCTTGAGAGACAGAAGGATTGAGACATATTCGCCGATTACAAAACGTTTTATTGACGAGGATTAATGACAATAGATAAAGATTTCAATCCATTAGAAAGTGGATACACTTTCCCAGCAGAATGGGAAGAGCACGAAGCAACCTGGCTTTCTTGGCCACACAAAGAGGAATCCTGGCCGGAAAGAATAGATTTGATCTATCCAGCTTACGCCAAATTCATTACAGAACTCACGAAAGGTGAATTTGTTTGCATCAATGTAAAAGATCAGGAAATGCAGGCTTTCGCAATGAAACATATTTCCAAAGCCGGCGCTGATATTTCGAAAGTCGAATTTTATTTCCACGAAACGAATGACGCTTGGTGCAGAGATCACGGTCCTGCTTTCTTGGTTAATAAAGACGGAGAAGAGCCTCAGAAAATTATTGTAGATTGGGGATTCAATGCGTGGGGCGGAAAATATCCACCATTCGAGTTGGATGATGTCATTCCAACCAAAATTGCTGAAGAAAAAGGATTGCCAGTTCTTTATCCAGGAATTATAATGGAAGGTGGTTCGGTTGAATTCAACGGCGCTGGAACGGTTTTAACTTCCAGATCTTGTTTGCTTAATGAAAATAGAAATCCACATCTTTCTCAGGAAGAAGTAGAAGATTATCTAAAAAAATATTACGGACAAAAACAAGTCCTTTGGGTAGATGATGGCATTATTGGCGATGATACAGACGGACACGTGGACGATACGATCAGATTCGTAAATGAAGACACCGTTCTAACGGTTATTGAAGACAATAAAGAAGATGACAATTACGAGATCCTTCAAACCAACCTTCGTCAATTAAAAGAAATGAAATTGTTGGACGGAAGACCTCTCAATATCATCGAACTTCCAATGCCAGATCCAGTTTATTGCGATGGACAAAGATTACCAGCGTCTTACGCCAATTTCTACATCGCCAACAAATCTGTGATCGTTCCAACCTACAATTGCGACAAGGATCAAGTTGCTTTGGACATCATCCAAAAATGTTTCCCGGAAAGGGAAGTGGTTGGCATAGATTCCACAGATATTATTTGGGGCTTGGGAAGTTTCCACTGCCTCAGTCAACAAGAACCTTTGGTTTAAAATACAGATCCGCGAAACAGGCGGATCTTTTAATTTTTCAATTTAAATAATGAGCGAAACACAGACTACCGAACAGGTCAAAAAATATCTTCCTTTTATCTTGGGAACAGCCATTTTTATGCAAATGCTGGATTCCACGATTCTGAACACCTCTTTGCCTTCAATCGCCAGAGATCTGCAGGAATCGCCTTTGGATATGCAGAATGCAATCATCAGTTATGTATTGACTTTGGCTTTGTTTATGCCAGTTAGCGGTTTTTTGGCGGATAAGTTCGGGACGAAAAGGATTTTCATTCTTTCTCTCGCTGTATTTTCTGTGGGATCGTTATTTTGTTCTTTATCGCAGGATTTGACGCAGTTGGTGATCTCACGAATTGTCCAAGGAATTGGTGGAAGTTTGATGACGCCTGTCGGGAAATTGGCTTTGATCAGAGCTTTCAACAAAAATGAACTTTTGAAAGCGATGAACTTCGCTATCATTCCCGCATTGATCGGACCGGTAATGGGACCATTGGTTGGTGGTTATATGGTGGATTATTTGAGTTGGCACTGGATTTTTTTAATTAATATTCCGATTGGATTGATAGGAATAATTCTGAGTTTGAAATATATGCCCAATTACAAATCGCCAGTTATCGACTTTGATCTGAAAGGATTTCTAATTTTCGCAATGGCATCTTTACTTCTTTCTGTTTCTTTGGAATTGCTCGGAAATGCGCAGAATATCACGCCAGTTCTCTTGGTTTTGGTCTTGGGATTTTTAATGCTT belongs to Chryseobacterium sp. KACC 21268 and includes:
- a CDS encoding agmatine deiminase family protein; translation: MTIDKDFNPLESGYTFPAEWEEHEATWLSWPHKEESWPERIDLIYPAYAKFITELTKGEFVCINVKDQEMQAFAMKHISKAGADISKVEFYFHETNDAWCRDHGPAFLVNKDGEEPQKIIVDWGFNAWGGKYPPFELDDVIPTKIAEEKGLPVLYPGIIMEGGSVEFNGAGTVLTSRSCLLNENRNPHLSQEEVEDYLKKYYGQKQVLWVDDGIIGDDTDGHVDDTIRFVNEDTVLTVIEDNKEDDNYEILQTNLRQLKEMKLLDGRPLNIIELPMPDPVYCDGQRLPASYANFYIANKSVIVPTYNCDKDQVALDIIQKCFPEREVVGIDSTDIIWGLGSFHCLSQQEPLV
- a CDS encoding MFS transporter yields the protein MSETQTTEQVKKYLPFILGTAIFMQMLDSTILNTSLPSIARDLQESPLDMQNAIISYVLTLALFMPVSGFLADKFGTKRIFILSLAVFSVGSLFCSLSQDLTQLVISRIVQGIGGSLMTPVGKLALIRAFNKNELLKAMNFAIIPALIGPVMGPLVGGYMVDYLSWHWIFLINIPIGLIGIILSLKYMPNYKSPVIDFDLKGFLIFAMASLLLSVSLELLGNAQNITPVLLVLVLGFLMLYFYYKHAKTDNNPIFPLNLFQVRTFRVGILGNLATRLGISSIPLLVPLMIQIAYGQSALTSGWIVAPMALTAMFGKSYVIGILDKFGYRKTLMTNTFVIGVLICCLAIPTVQSSIYWYIPILLVLGFFNSIQFTSMNTISIADLRPYQNSSGNSLVSVNQQFAVGFGIAFGLIVLKLFEGDTTFIKNEVHNAFRYTFLIVGSLTILSGFVFRRLNFRDGDNMKSV